atttttcattttgagccAAAcgttcgattatagttctataaTGGTTAAAATAAACGAATaagtttttgcaataaaatgaaattcaaaaatcatgaacattttgaaaatactacaatAATCTTCAGAGaaagagtgaaaaaaaaatcaacctaAAAAGCCACTTAATAAACATTGAGATATAAGATTACATACAAGTGCGGTCTTTGTTAAGCTTTTGGTCATCAGGAAGATTGGACAGGTTCAGGCTACATAAGAAACTTGAAagaaaggcaagtttctagtatcggATTTGATTGGCCAGGCGCCAAaaaatgccttccaattaaggaaactttattcgaaaaagttgactggaaagttagtcaagaaaaatctccataactatcaagtcaagtgaaCTTATGTCACAATGACAATTGATGAGGTcttttaattcaactgaaaggTGAACTTTATTACTACTTTTGTGCAAATTtccatttaatcttttttgtaaaagggttcctggtcaaattggaagaaaaataagtcatatttctctacaatacaaaatacaaatcttgatggatttgtagcttgcctgaggagtgttttgtagacaatttagtttttgatagtttttgtacaattaaTTGAAGgtaagtgaagtaaagttccaattTTAAAGAttatgacagttgaaaaactaactagttgccttggtcaaaatgtacgttcagaaaatgcagttgactgcacaTGAAGTCCCTAATGTAGtagtctgaacctgcccattgtctgTGTCCAAGTCATCATACCTGCTTTTGAATTCCCCTTCTAATGTCAACTTTTCTCTTCACAGCGATGTGTTATTTTATtgtgtttaaaatgaaaaaacactctatgaaaataaaatgaaaattaaaaatataactttacaaattaaatagGAAActtaatgtatgtatttttttttttaaatatatgaattttaaaatatttaccaattttaaatgctttttgttttgtttcacttttgctTTTAATTATCCTCAAAACATTTTCTGTTATGTGTAGTAATTCCAACATTGATCGACGACGTGCTGTTTActttatgatgtttttttttttgtttgaaggttttttcttgtttgtttcatttcacataagtatttgatttttgttatttatttaaaatacaactaataataataattaataataattacaataataatatatcAGTCTTTGTTAAAAATACACTATTTCTTGTGTGAGACGTGGGTATATATAGAGATGCTGGTACACTGTAACTGAAAgcctgttattttttaatatatattttcatatttttgttggtgtttttttaataatattatgtatagttaaacaaataaaataaaagaagtggtgtgtgtattgttgttttttttaagggaggagagacaaacaaaaaaagattacaTGATAAAGAAAAGAacacattgtttttgttttgttttaaaataagaaaactcaaaaaacttaaaacctaaacaattttgaattttgccttaaaatgttaaataataaattttagttttgttttgtttttcttttcttttttttttacatcttaTTTAGCGCGCATTCAGAAAATTTACAAACACATTATGTACAATCGCTCTGCCGGCCTTGAGCGTGGTGTGTCTTTTCACGAGATTTAAGAtacttttgcattttttgatatgttttctttttgtttatcgaaaatgcaattCTTCTCGCAAAGTTTCGAGAtcaattatttattcattttgttcttatttttgtttttattctttttttttcaaattcgctCGGCAGAgaacttacttttatttttaattattttttatcattcctagatttttaaaatcataattatAATTGTTATCTCTTAAAATTCCTTATCCTACATATCTACtaccatttttatgtttttgtaattaTAATCCATAAAtactattcaaaattttatcacacgttataaaaataaatcaataaaaaatataaaattaaaaagaaaataaaaaaatctttataacataaaattgttctttacatgtgttttgtttttgtttttgttgttttgtgagAAAAAGGGGgtgtgttttgtgttgtttgtagtattagttagtttttttttttctttaaagataaatgaacaaaaattgtgtatttCACGAGGCAGTGAACTTGTCCTCGAAGATCTTTtcctaattttctttttttttaaacttttattttattacgtaTTCACAAaaattccttttgtttttattttaaaattaaactattctcttgattatttttgttttttttttgtgatatttatgtttttcttcattctttttcttcttcttgaaaaataaagaaacttttaTGTAGCTTATGTGATTTTTATCTAAGCGtgcatatttttatgttttttttttataatttttttgtggaaatattattttttgtttgtttttctatttaactaCGTGAATCATTACTTTCACTGAAACTTTGTTCACTCGATTCTCGTCGAGTTGCTAAAGTTTTCGGTTTATATTCGGTTATGAATACAGTGACGGAATTAACGGTTACTTCACGTGTTTGTGCTGTCGAACGATCGACGTTTTTTAAACGGGcaggatattttttatttttatttctatcatGACCCGAAGATTTGGAGGTGGAGGCTGGTTTGGTGCCATTTGGTATGGCACCTGAGGCTCCGGGTAGAGTGGCATTTTGTTGAGCTACTAAAGCTGAGTTGAGACGGGGTTTCCGTGTTGATGTGCCTGCAAGAAGGCCGAATGAGTTTAGTACTGAAAATGCAGAATATAAGAACTTTTTTATCAAGATTTCTGTGTGTGCTTATGTTTTgtgtgttgttgtttgtttttttttggtgttggttgttgtttttttttaatttttgcttatgagcctgaaaataaattattttacatttatgaCCTTGATGCtgcttaaaaaatgattttcgtttttcttggtccagttaaataaaatatttgtgaagTTAATTATTCAATTCTTCTGAAATGTTTTcctttgtatttaaaatgtattaaataagagaaatatttaatattgataATCCCTGAAGACTAGATAGATCAACAACTATTAATAGGAAAATTTGTAATAAGgctaaaaaaacacaatcttttcaatttttttaaatataccaaTTACCTGTTTATCTTTTTgaacaagaaatatttttgaatacgaacaaaacaaatgaaagaGAGGAAGATAATAAGGACTTAGGACTTTCTACAGAACGAATATTAAAGGCTTCAcattaaaatgcttaaaaaaactTGCTTATAAATGAAGTTTTAATCCGTTTAACGACCTTGCGAAGCGATGTGCCCCATCTGCCTTTTACGAAACAAAACTAATTACAAGACTACTCATTGAATAGCTTTTTTTTTCGTGAAATAGGGAATGGTTTGGTGAATTTTCAGTGGCTATTTGTGACACCTTAAGGTGGGTATTCATTTGCTCTCTTGAGCGATCACGCAAGTGAACATAGTCTATGGAGTAGCTCGCGGAGAGTTGACTAATTACTCTCgacattcgatttttttgaaagtcattcGCAAGTGGACACACGCGCTTACCACTATCCGAGATAAGCTCGCGGAATACCAGCACAGTTCGTAATTTGCGAGTAGCTGTCGAGAGGAAACATAGCAAAGCAGTTTACTTTGGAAGAAACCAAtcaacttattgaaaaatacgagtcagttgaattattgtgGAGAACCACGGATTGATCATTTTgcgatataaataaaaaaagcgtAATTTTAAACGAATTTGCGAAACAGTTCTCGTGGTATGAATCGATTCATATGCTTACCGAATGCCAAAAATCTAAGTGTTACCAGTATACGCTTGCTTGCTGGCATGGCTTCATTTAattgggtattttttttaaattatgggtccaatttttttgtatcaaaaattcaatttcactaaCAAACAAACGGCAAAAACTTCGAACTGTTgaagattttcaatttgaagcTTTCTTGAAAGAGCAGGCCCCGCACCGAATTGGTTACGACGATCTACCCACGGTTTGacccaacatttattttaaaattctttttttgagaACAGTGCCGATAATTAAAGCAGCTTCAACCCCTCGCTTGTAAGAATACATGGCCAACTGATAAAATGCtagcagaagaaatctatcaagtggacacAATTACACAATTATCTACCgtaaaccagattgaccatattgcgatcgacgccagacacgcttccagcatcatggatgtacgaattttccgaggagctaacatcgcctcggaccactacctcgttgtagccaagggaGCACTTCGGATTTCTAGAGCCAAGAAAAAACAGAAAGGGgatgggagaaggtacaacgtcgaacggctacaatcgccagagatcgccaaatccttttccgaccgagttacaagtaacctctctcgaagttctctgccgccaacacaatgtatcgcaaaaccagtggcaacattgccaagatgcaatcagagaagccgcctctgatgtgctctGTTTCAAGAAACCAATAACAAGGAACCCCTAGTTTGATGAGggatgtcggcaggcaaatgcagccaaaaaacagacacgcaaagcggcggcgctgcataaaaggacgagagctgctcataagctctatgagcagaagaggcgagaataacgccgacttctcagatggaaaaagagagggcatgagaggCGTGCGGTGGatgatgttgagaggtttaagagcaggaatgaagttcgaaagttttatgaacagttgaaacgaaattcacaggtacataaaccgagaaccgaaggctgcaaagacgaaagtggaaacatcctagtggaaccgcagtcaatactgagaatatggaaggaccacttctgtagaCTGTATAACTGCGACGACGAGCCTAATTCcgctgtcaagcaggatgatccattcaacatagacgacgaaagccaacaatcccgtcctcccaacttacacgaagtaaagattaccatatctaagctgaagtctaataaacccgctggagcggatggcttgaatgccaaggaaaaaagcatgctcgatgaatggaacctcagtattgtttacccgatcctgaaaaaaggagactctctaaactgcactaattatagaagaatcagtctacttaacatcgcctacaaaatcttctctgcgtaatatgtgaacgtctaaagcccatcgtcaacaacctgataggtccttatcagtgtagttttagaccaggaaagtccaaagacgatcaaatattcacattacggcagatcctggaaaagacccacgaacaccaaatcgacaaccaccattttttcatcgatttcaagaccgcatatgacagcatctacagggacgaactgtaagagccatgtatagttttggcatcgctgccaaactcgtccgtttgtgcaggatgac
This window of the Eupeodes corollae chromosome 3, idEupCoro1.1, whole genome shotgun sequence genome carries:
- the LOC129951463 gene encoding YY1-associated factor 2 isoform X2, whose translation is MDHKKSPVRRQKRQSKAIEDNFWDCSVCTYKNTAEAFKCRMCDVRKGTSTRKPRLNSALVAQQNATLPGASGAIPNGTKPASTSKSSGHDRNKNKKYPARLKNVDRSTAQTREVTVNSVTVFITEYKPKTLATRRESSEQSFSESNDSRS
- the LOC129951463 gene encoding YY1-associated factor 2 isoform X1, whose translation is MDHKKSPVRRQKRQSKAIEDNFWDCSVCTYKNTAEAFKCRMCDVRKVLNSFGLLAGTSTRKPRLNSALVAQQNATLPGASGAIPNGTKPASTSKSSGHDRNKNKKYPARLKNVDRSTAQTREVTVNSVTVFITEYKPKTLATRRESSEQSFSESNDSRS